In Glycine max cultivar Williams 82 chromosome 15, Glycine_max_v4.0, whole genome shotgun sequence, the DNA window aatcttttgatatttagtttgtatgatttttatttgtttttgttgaattaaattaattaatttattaacactttaaaaaaataatgattaaatagTAAATCTCATTTTGTTACAATAAATAGTAAATTTCTGATtgcatttaattaaaagttttgcaTCTAAACATTGCATATGAAACAATTTTTGCAATAAGAGGTAACTTCATCCTAGTGTCTCATCTTGAAGACGAGctgtgatgaaaaaaaaatataaagaattaatACGGAAGGATATCTGAGTAGTGAGTATTAGCCAATGAATTGGCACATGGATCCCCACCCTATCTGTGCCTTTTCCTATGTGTGTGAATTTAAATGATAACTGAAGAAAActaaggaaggaaggaagagtGAGCGTGAAAGATGCCTTGGGTGAGGCTTTCAGAGTCTCCAAGGCTCGACGTTGCTATTGACATGGGTAATCCATTTCTCAATCTCACTGTTGATGGTTTCCTTAAGATCGGAGCTGTAAgttattttctcttctctttctctttccttaattaattgccctatttatttatttttttcacttccaATTTCAGGTCGCAGCCACGCGATCAGCTGCTGAAGATACTTATCATATTATCCAAAAGGGTAACTAAGCATTTCAAAAATTCTCTACCCCATTATCTCTTTAtgctattttcctttttttacggAGCCTAAAGAGGTaagctttgatttttataacgttttttttttttttaaatttttattttccttgtttAAATTCGGGTTATACACCAACGTGCAAGCATAAAATAGGTTGTATTGTAGTACCGTATTTTACTTTGCTTCTGTGGTGGCATCGGTTCAATGTTCCTTGttgttttgatttattttcatcTGTGAAGGCCTTTGTCAGACTAATTCAACATGTCTGTTCCAGGGAATATCTCAAGTCGTGATTTCGAGAAAACTGTAAGTTCGCGATATAACGTTGTAATTCGTGGTATTGATGTTTTCAGGTGTAGACAACTACTTCAATTTCACTGTGTAGATTAGTATATTGTTGTCACTTTTTAACATAACGATTAATTACATTCTCTTCTCCATAACCTTTCAATAGTGCTGTCAATATTATGCATCTTCTTTTAAAGTATAGTGATGAGAGGATTAGTCCTAGCGGAAAATGATGATGACTGGGGTGACCCCCCAAAGGACACCTCGGAATCCTATTCAATGGACATTTCGTGGTGTATGCTATTCTTTGTTCCTTGCTCACGAGGTATGTTTTGTGTTGTTgcagttgaagaagatgtgtaAAGAAGGTGTATATTGGGGTAAGACTGTGTTGCATGATGTGCCTCATTCATTTAGAaaatgatgtagctccatttgATGTACTTTTCTTATGCTTATAGGAACTATAGCTGGCGTTTATGTTGGAATGGAATATGGGGTAGAGAGGATCCGTGGCACCAGAGACTGGGTAATTCTCTCCAGAGGGTGGTTGGACTTACACTTACCGTTTGCCCAACTACCAGCATTTTATACAGTAATCTAATTTCACAATTTAAATAGACTTATTAAGATTCATTTTAGATCCCATGCTGGAAATTACACTTACTTTTTCTCTCTGGACTTGCCTTCAACATGATGCCATGTAAATCTGATAA includes these proteins:
- the LOC100499736 gene encoding outer envelope pore protein 16, chloroplastic-like isoform X1 gives rise to the protein MPWVRLSESPRLDVAIDMGNPFLNLTVDGFLKIGAVAATRSAAEDTYHIIQKGNISSRDFEKTLKKMCKEGVYWGTIAGVYVGMEYGVERIRGTRDWVILSRGWLDLHLPFAQLPAFYTKNAMIGGAVTGALVSAASNNKKDKIAIDAITGAAIATAAEFINYLT
- the LOC100499736 gene encoding outer envelope pore protein 16, chloroplastic-like isoform X2; this translates as MSVPGNISSRDFEKTLKKMCKEGVYWGTIAGVYVGMEYGVERIRGTRDWVILSRGWLDLHLPFAQLPAFYTKNAMIGGAVTGALVSAASNNKKDKIAIDAITGAAIATAAEFINYLT
- the LOC100499736 gene encoding Outer envelope pore protein 16, chloroplastic-like, which translates into the protein MPWVRLSESPRLDVAIDMGNPFLNLTVDGFLKIGAVAATRSAAEDTYHIIQKGNISSRDFEKTLKKMCKEGVYWGTIAGVYVGMEYGVERIRGTRDWKNAMIGGAVTGALVSAASNNKKDKIAIDAITGAAIATAAEFINYLT